In a single window of the Cydia pomonella isolate Wapato2018A chromosome 2, ilCydPomo1, whole genome shotgun sequence genome:
- the LOC133534753 gene encoding transcription initiation factor IIE subunit beta, which produces MDPALLREREAFKKKALATPSVEKKRRDDSSHSKDDSKKKSKPSSSSVSSAPKLDASNYKTMSGSSSYRFGVLARIVRHMRARHQEGDDHPLTLDEVLDETNQLDVGNKVKQWLQTEALQNNPKIECTPDGKYNFKPVYKIKDKKSLLRLLKQQDLKGLGGILLEDVQESLPHCDRALKNLAQEILYITRPTDKKKILFYNDKTATLDVDEEFVKLWRATAVDAMDDAKIEEYLEKQGIKSMQDHGPRKPLAPKRKKASQKKRQFKKPRDNEHLADVLETYEDNTLTQKGVSIK; this is translated from the exons ATGGACCCAGCTCTGCTTCGAGAACGGGAGGCTTTCAAGAAAAAGGCACTTGCGACACCCAG tGTTGAGAAGAAGAGAAGAGATGATTCATCACACTCCAAGGATGATAGCAAGAAGAAATCAAAACCATCATCAAGCTCGGTCAGCTCTGCACCGAAGCTTGATGCCTCCAA CTATAAAACCATGTCTGGTAGCTCATCATACCGATTTGGTGTGCTGGCCCGTATTGTGCGCCACATGAGAGCCAGACACCAGGAAGGTGACGACCATCCCCTGACATTAGATGAAGTACTTGATGAGACTAACCAGTTGGATGTTGGTAATAAAGTTAAACAA TGGCTACAAACAGAGGCACTacaaaataatccaaaaatagAATGCACTCCAGATGGTAAATACAATTTCAAACCAGTATACAAAATAAAGGATAAGAAATCCCTACTCAG attacTAAAACAACAAGATCTAAAAGGTTTGGGAGGAATTTTGCTGGAAGATGTTCAAGAATCTCTGCCACATTGTGACAGAGCACTCAAAAACTTGGCTCAGGAAATCCTGTACATTACTCGACCTACTGACAAGAAGAAGattctattttataatgataaGACTGCAACATTAGAT gtAGATGAAGAATTTGTAAAACTTTGGCGAGCTACTGCTGTTGATGCCATGGATGATGCCAAAATCGAAGAATACCTGGAGAAGCAAGGAATCAAGTCAATGCAAGATCATGGGCCAAGGAAACCACTTGCTCCAAAACGTAAAAAGGCGTCACAAAAGAAAAGGCAATTTAAAAAACCAAGGGACAATGAGCATTTGGCagatgttttggaaacttatGAGGATAACACTTTAACCCAAAAAGGCGTCtctataaaataa